A stretch of the Osmerus mordax isolate fOsmMor3 chromosome 12, fOsmMor3.pri, whole genome shotgun sequence genome encodes the following:
- the zgc:66433 gene encoding CRACD-like protein isoform X1, which yields MAGIYGCLRGKNSDNSIMAAGPPDVMITQDPAEAPEECPGKKKSKFQTFKNFFVKKKRKEAPAPPGEAVLKSSQSSDNVNTPETASLTRSEKDQGSGSNINMGSKALSHDSVFVSDSPSLVEKEGLGASQDSIHGKVKSLQLQLKQAIRLGSPPSLMCMKRADDGGAVSEDDGLPCSPPEYSTLHTVLTGGSHRSSNLVQRNSSLSLEGTDSDDDQLSCDPGSRPISPLVVPPADFSQPASPMVCLDSTAARHRLAVRHHACTKRKPTTRVECRSERDSLQEERLSVSIPESVDEGEEEEEEEEEDMDSHQAKAPATDEEAEDEQTDSKQSQHASAEQPPPADTEDELGAGQEVSHGQDAPHSSSPSPQQDESDSEECLPAEPHPKTLSQPPSLPSSRASSLDCLASLETPAGDFLLEAGGAGGEQEEESSLLQEVLSSLRGPLSSSLGLETEGGVLVMQEDENEEQEEHEKVEEADEREVDDLSCVLDVLTTSSDPLAKPSDPLSPPSDSPLQEEATALRDGPRSPDESREDLETAESEDEEDVGDEEEEPVVDRFQPQEEKLDSAEETTENCTNDEKPTPFTKEWNEGESQEEGEKGEEVLDAEEEVQEGNEEEEEIEEEAVEGEEEKEEDACEERKEEEDSEPAEKTVVLDPEEEDTKEDEGVHCGTEGEQQPAEMTDLVIIKDKPESPTDQSEAPLTHQSSLDETTTAQTMMEAIVPGAPVVDQTVVNNSEVDQNVLDQSAIDQPVVDQTVVEPSCDPSSSEPEDQSDALPPSEEEEVILTPTQTSTGTKSTLFSFSSEQITGQPLQAPEDAGKVPGASEQGKGIRFTITPAWQRTLSGGTAPKDPKDNPPSPSASPSLSPSPSFSPSSAFSPSPVPGAPASSLTTPGLDEAVSAGKRDGPVRAEPTNLAKPEVNTSPVRTPTPVAAGEATAAGRPARDLPPQEEANPENPFGVRLRKTSTSALLRYASVSESDAPAPEVAPPARSAEQTKRPAPDPPAQPISSKPALPRKPELQGESGGKTRRMPEPIVSRVPSGGSESPSWIHMARQKQRVFKENSVEEAQERTAEKEVPEKEPIPVLCSPIKDHAKPGGSPIKVSYSLETSKPAVTDREGRRALTSPGPPAVAQKPTQPQPGPPALSPKAQPPQPSAQAPLSQRAMSPSAPLPQDEPPWLALAKKKAKAWSEMPQIVQ from the exons CAGTGACAACAGCATCATGGCCGCAGGACCACCAGATGTGATGATCACTCAGGACCCAGCAGAGGCCCCAGAAGAATGTCCAG GAAAGAAGAAGTCAAAGTTCCAGACTTTCAAGAATTTCTTtgtgaagaagaagaggaaggaggcccCGGCTCCACCAGGCGAAGCGGTGTTAAAGTCCAGCCAGTCCAGTGACAATGTCAACACACCTGAGACTGCCAGCCTCACACGCTCCGAGAAGGACCAGGGCTCAGG GTCAAATATTAACATGGGCAGCAAGGCCCTGTCACATGACAGTGTCTTTGTTTCTGATTCGCCATCATTGGTGGAAAAGGAGGGATTGGGCGCCTCACAGGACAGTATACATGGGAAAGTCAAATCTCTGCAG CTTCAGTTGAAGCAGGCCATTCGTCTgggctcccctccctctctgatgtGTATGAAGAGAGCAGATGATGGGGGGGCCGTGTCGGAGGACGATGGTCTCCCCTGCAGCCCCCCCGAATACTCCACCCTGCACACTGTCCTGACCGGAGGCTCACATAGG TCCTCCAACCTGGTGCAGAGAAACAGCTCCCTGAGCCTCGAGGGGACAGACAGCGATGACGACCAG ttgTCATGTGACCCAGGCTCGAGGCCCATCAGtcctctggtggtcccaccagcAGActtcagccagcctgccagtccCATGGTGTGCCTGGACAGCACGGCCGCCAGACACCGCCTCGCGGTCCGCCACCACGCCTGCACCAAGAGGAAACCCACCACC AGGGTTGAGTGCCGGTCAGAAAGAGACTCCCTCCAGGAGGAAAGACTGAGTGTTTCCATCCCAGAGTCTGTAGacgagggagaagaagaagaagaagaagaagaagaag acaTGGACAGTCACCAGGCCAAAGCCCCTGCCACGGATGAGGAGGCTGAAGATGAGCAGACGGATTCCAAACAATCCCAGCATGCTTCGGCAGAGCAGCCCCCGCCGGCTGATACCGAGGACGAGCTGGGGGCCGGACAGGAAGTTTCTCACGGCCAGGATGCCCcccattcctcctccccctccccacagcaGGATGAGTCCGACTCGGAGGAATGTCTCCCGGCGGAGCCCCATCCCAAGACCCtgtctcagcctccctccctgcccagctCCAGGGCCTCCTCCCTGGACTGCCTGGCCTCGCTGGAGACCCCTGCTGGAGACTTCCTGCTcgaggctggaggggctggtggggagcaggaggaggagagctcccTGCTCCAGGAGGTGCTGAGCTCCCTCAGggggcccctctcctcctccctggggcTGGAAACCGAGGGTGGGGTCTTGGTGATGCAGGAGGATGAgaatgaggagcaggaggagcatgaGAAAGTGGAGGAGGCGGACGAGAGGGAGGTGGATGATCTGTCCTGTGTCCTTGACGTCTTGACCACATCCTCTGACCCTCTAGCCaaaccatctgaccccctgtctccaccctcagACTCGCCCCTACAGGAAGAGGCCACTGCCCTCAGGGACGGACCTCGGTCTCCCGATGAGTCACGCGAGGACCTCGAAACAGCAGAgtcagaggatgaggaggatgtcggagatgaggaagaggagccgGTGGTGGATCGTTTCCAACCACAGGAAGAGAAGCTGGACAGTGCTGAAGAAACCACCGAGAACTGCACCAACGATGAAAAGCCCACACCCTTCACGAAGGAGTGGAACGAAGGAGAGAGtcaagaagagggggagaagggagaggaggtgctGGACGCAGAGGAAGAGGTGCAAGAAGgaaatgaggaagaggaggagattgaggaggaggcggtggaaggggaagaggagaaagaagaggatgcgtgtgaggagaggaaggaagaggaggattcaGAACCAGCAGAGAAGACGGTCGTTTTGGACCCCGAAGAAGAGGACACGAAAGAAGACGAAGGTGTACACTGTGGTACTGAAGGGGAGCAACAGCCAGCGGAGATGACTGACCTGGTTATCATCAAAGACAAACCAGAGAGCCCGACTGACCAGTCAGAAGCGCCACTCACACACCAGTCATCCCTTGACGAAACGACCACAGCCCAAACAATGATGGAAGCAATAGTTCCAGGAGCACCCGTTGTGGACCAAACCGTTGTGAACAATTCAGAGGTAGACCAGAATGTTTTGGACCAATCAGCCATAGACCAACCAGTCGTGGACCAGACAGTGGTGGAACCTAGCTGTGACCCGTCCTCTTCAGAGCCCGAAGACCAATCCGATGCCCTCCCACCaagcgaagaggaggaggttatTTTGACCCCTACCCAGACCAGTACCGGTACCAAATCTACTCTGTTTTCCTTCAGCTCTGAGCAGATAACCGGGCAGCCCTTGCAAGCCCCAGAGGATGCTGGGAAAGTACCTGGTGCTTCTGAGCAGGGTAAAGGGATCCGCTTCACCATCACCCCCGCCTGGCAGAGGACCCTCTCAGGAGGAACAGCCCCCAAAGACCCCAAAGACAATCCTCCCTCTCCGTCcgcctccccctcgctctctccctccccctcattctctccctcctccgccttctctccctcccctgtccctgGCGCCCCTGCCAGCTCCTTAACCACACCCGGGCTCGACGAAGCGGTGTCGGCAGGGAAGAGAGATGGTCCCGTCCGAGCTGAACCGACAAACCTGGCGAAACCTGAAGTAAATACTAGCCCTGTGAGAACCCCGACCCCCGTGGCGGCAGGAGAAGCAACAGCTGCAGGTCGACCGGCCAGAGACCTCCCGCCTCAGGAGGAAGCGAACCCAGAGAACCCTTTCGGCGTGCGCCTCAGGAAGACCTCCACCTCAGCTCTGCTCCGCTACGCCTCCGTGTCGGAGAGCGACGCCCCTGCGCCGGAGGTCGCACCCCCCGCTCGGTCTGCAGAACAAACAAAAAGACCTGCTCCCGATCCTCCGgcccagccaatcagcagcaAGCCTGCCTTACCCAGGAAGCCAGAGctgcagggagagagcggggggaaAACCAGGAGAATGCCGG AACCGATCGTGTCCAGAGTGCCTAGTGGAGGTTCCGAATCTCCCAGCTGGATCCACATGGCTAGACAGAAGCAGCGTGTCTTCAAGGAGAACTCTGTGGAGGAAGCCCAGGAGAGGACTGCAGAGAAG GAGGTGCCTGAGAAGGAGCCCATTCCTGTTCTGTGCAGTCCTATCAAAGACCATGCCAAGCCTGGAGGGTCTCCGATTAAAG TGAGCTACTCTCTGGAGACATCCAAGCCCGCTGTGACGgatagggaggggaggagagccctGACCTCACCTGGCCCTCCGGCCGTGGCACAGAAACCCACACAGCCCCAGCCTGGGCCCCCGGCGTTATCTCCCAAAGCtcaacccccccagcccagcgctCAGGCGCCATTGTCCCAGAGAGCCAtgtccccctcagcccccctcccccaggatgAGCCCCCCTGGCTGGCTCTGGCCAAGAAGAAAGCCAAAGCTTGGAGTGAGATGCCTCAGATCGTCCAATGA
- the zgc:66433 gene encoding CRACD-like protein isoform X2 — protein sequence MAGIYGCLRGKNSDNSIMAAGPPDVMITQDPAEAPEECPGKKKSKFQTFKNFFVKKKRKEAPAPPGEAVLKSSQSSDNVNTPETASLTRSEKDQGSGSNINMGSKALSHDSVFVSDSPSLVEKEGLGASQDSIHGKVKSLQLQLKQAIRLGSPPSLMCMKRADDGGAVSEDDGLPCSPPEYSTLHTVLTGGSHRSSNLVQRNSSLSLEGTDSDDDQLSCDPGSRPISPLVVPPADFSQPASPMVCLDSTAARHRLAVRHHACTKRKPTTRVECRSERDSLQEERLSVSIPESVDEGEEEEEEEDMDSHQAKAPATDEEAEDEQTDSKQSQHASAEQPPPADTEDELGAGQEVSHGQDAPHSSSPSPQQDESDSEECLPAEPHPKTLSQPPSLPSSRASSLDCLASLETPAGDFLLEAGGAGGEQEEESSLLQEVLSSLRGPLSSSLGLETEGGVLVMQEDENEEQEEHEKVEEADEREVDDLSCVLDVLTTSSDPLAKPSDPLSPPSDSPLQEEATALRDGPRSPDESREDLETAESEDEEDVGDEEEEPVVDRFQPQEEKLDSAEETTENCTNDEKPTPFTKEWNEGESQEEGEKGEEVLDAEEEVQEGNEEEEEIEEEAVEGEEEKEEDACEERKEEEDSEPAEKTVVLDPEEEDTKEDEGVHCGTEGEQQPAEMTDLVIIKDKPESPTDQSEAPLTHQSSLDETTTAQTMMEAIVPGAPVVDQTVVNNSEVDQNVLDQSAIDQPVVDQTVVEPSCDPSSSEPEDQSDALPPSEEEEVILTPTQTSTGTKSTLFSFSSEQITGQPLQAPEDAGKVPGASEQGKGIRFTITPAWQRTLSGGTAPKDPKDNPPSPSASPSLSPSPSFSPSSAFSPSPVPGAPASSLTTPGLDEAVSAGKRDGPVRAEPTNLAKPEVNTSPVRTPTPVAAGEATAAGRPARDLPPQEEANPENPFGVRLRKTSTSALLRYASVSESDAPAPEVAPPARSAEQTKRPAPDPPAQPISSKPALPRKPELQGESGGKTRRMPEPIVSRVPSGGSESPSWIHMARQKQRVFKENSVEEAQERTAEKEVPEKEPIPVLCSPIKDHAKPGGSPIKVSYSLETSKPAVTDREGRRALTSPGPPAVAQKPTQPQPGPPALSPKAQPPQPSAQAPLSQRAMSPSAPLPQDEPPWLALAKKKAKAWSEMPQIVQ from the exons CAGTGACAACAGCATCATGGCCGCAGGACCACCAGATGTGATGATCACTCAGGACCCAGCAGAGGCCCCAGAAGAATGTCCAG GAAAGAAGAAGTCAAAGTTCCAGACTTTCAAGAATTTCTTtgtgaagaagaagaggaaggaggcccCGGCTCCACCAGGCGAAGCGGTGTTAAAGTCCAGCCAGTCCAGTGACAATGTCAACACACCTGAGACTGCCAGCCTCACACGCTCCGAGAAGGACCAGGGCTCAGG GTCAAATATTAACATGGGCAGCAAGGCCCTGTCACATGACAGTGTCTTTGTTTCTGATTCGCCATCATTGGTGGAAAAGGAGGGATTGGGCGCCTCACAGGACAGTATACATGGGAAAGTCAAATCTCTGCAG CTTCAGTTGAAGCAGGCCATTCGTCTgggctcccctccctctctgatgtGTATGAAGAGAGCAGATGATGGGGGGGCCGTGTCGGAGGACGATGGTCTCCCCTGCAGCCCCCCCGAATACTCCACCCTGCACACTGTCCTGACCGGAGGCTCACATAGG TCCTCCAACCTGGTGCAGAGAAACAGCTCCCTGAGCCTCGAGGGGACAGACAGCGATGACGACCAG ttgTCATGTGACCCAGGCTCGAGGCCCATCAGtcctctggtggtcccaccagcAGActtcagccagcctgccagtccCATGGTGTGCCTGGACAGCACGGCCGCCAGACACCGCCTCGCGGTCCGCCACCACGCCTGCACCAAGAGGAAACCCACCACC AGGGTTGAGTGCCGGTCAGAAAGAGACTCCCTCCAGGAGGAAAGACTGAGTGTTTCCATCCCAGAGTCTGTAGacgagggagaagaagaagaagaagaaga agacaTGGACAGTCACCAGGCCAAAGCCCCTGCCACGGATGAGGAGGCTGAAGATGAGCAGACGGATTCCAAACAATCCCAGCATGCTTCGGCAGAGCAGCCCCCGCCGGCTGATACCGAGGACGAGCTGGGGGCCGGACAGGAAGTTTCTCACGGCCAGGATGCCCcccattcctcctccccctccccacagcaGGATGAGTCCGACTCGGAGGAATGTCTCCCGGCGGAGCCCCATCCCAAGACCCtgtctcagcctccctccctgcccagctCCAGGGCCTCCTCCCTGGACTGCCTGGCCTCGCTGGAGACCCCTGCTGGAGACTTCCTGCTcgaggctggaggggctggtggggagcaggaggaggagagctcccTGCTCCAGGAGGTGCTGAGCTCCCTCAGggggcccctctcctcctccctggggcTGGAAACCGAGGGTGGGGTCTTGGTGATGCAGGAGGATGAgaatgaggagcaggaggagcatgaGAAAGTGGAGGAGGCGGACGAGAGGGAGGTGGATGATCTGTCCTGTGTCCTTGACGTCTTGACCACATCCTCTGACCCTCTAGCCaaaccatctgaccccctgtctccaccctcagACTCGCCCCTACAGGAAGAGGCCACTGCCCTCAGGGACGGACCTCGGTCTCCCGATGAGTCACGCGAGGACCTCGAAACAGCAGAgtcagaggatgaggaggatgtcggagatgaggaagaggagccgGTGGTGGATCGTTTCCAACCACAGGAAGAGAAGCTGGACAGTGCTGAAGAAACCACCGAGAACTGCACCAACGATGAAAAGCCCACACCCTTCACGAAGGAGTGGAACGAAGGAGAGAGtcaagaagagggggagaagggagaggaggtgctGGACGCAGAGGAAGAGGTGCAAGAAGgaaatgaggaagaggaggagattgaggaggaggcggtggaaggggaagaggagaaagaagaggatgcgtgtgaggagaggaaggaagaggaggattcaGAACCAGCAGAGAAGACGGTCGTTTTGGACCCCGAAGAAGAGGACACGAAAGAAGACGAAGGTGTACACTGTGGTACTGAAGGGGAGCAACAGCCAGCGGAGATGACTGACCTGGTTATCATCAAAGACAAACCAGAGAGCCCGACTGACCAGTCAGAAGCGCCACTCACACACCAGTCATCCCTTGACGAAACGACCACAGCCCAAACAATGATGGAAGCAATAGTTCCAGGAGCACCCGTTGTGGACCAAACCGTTGTGAACAATTCAGAGGTAGACCAGAATGTTTTGGACCAATCAGCCATAGACCAACCAGTCGTGGACCAGACAGTGGTGGAACCTAGCTGTGACCCGTCCTCTTCAGAGCCCGAAGACCAATCCGATGCCCTCCCACCaagcgaagaggaggaggttatTTTGACCCCTACCCAGACCAGTACCGGTACCAAATCTACTCTGTTTTCCTTCAGCTCTGAGCAGATAACCGGGCAGCCCTTGCAAGCCCCAGAGGATGCTGGGAAAGTACCTGGTGCTTCTGAGCAGGGTAAAGGGATCCGCTTCACCATCACCCCCGCCTGGCAGAGGACCCTCTCAGGAGGAACAGCCCCCAAAGACCCCAAAGACAATCCTCCCTCTCCGTCcgcctccccctcgctctctccctccccctcattctctccctcctccgccttctctccctcccctgtccctgGCGCCCCTGCCAGCTCCTTAACCACACCCGGGCTCGACGAAGCGGTGTCGGCAGGGAAGAGAGATGGTCCCGTCCGAGCTGAACCGACAAACCTGGCGAAACCTGAAGTAAATACTAGCCCTGTGAGAACCCCGACCCCCGTGGCGGCAGGAGAAGCAACAGCTGCAGGTCGACCGGCCAGAGACCTCCCGCCTCAGGAGGAAGCGAACCCAGAGAACCCTTTCGGCGTGCGCCTCAGGAAGACCTCCACCTCAGCTCTGCTCCGCTACGCCTCCGTGTCGGAGAGCGACGCCCCTGCGCCGGAGGTCGCACCCCCCGCTCGGTCTGCAGAACAAACAAAAAGACCTGCTCCCGATCCTCCGgcccagccaatcagcagcaAGCCTGCCTTACCCAGGAAGCCAGAGctgcagggagagagcggggggaaAACCAGGAGAATGCCGG AACCGATCGTGTCCAGAGTGCCTAGTGGAGGTTCCGAATCTCCCAGCTGGATCCACATGGCTAGACAGAAGCAGCGTGTCTTCAAGGAGAACTCTGTGGAGGAAGCCCAGGAGAGGACTGCAGAGAAG GAGGTGCCTGAGAAGGAGCCCATTCCTGTTCTGTGCAGTCCTATCAAAGACCATGCCAAGCCTGGAGGGTCTCCGATTAAAG TGAGCTACTCTCTGGAGACATCCAAGCCCGCTGTGACGgatagggaggggaggagagccctGACCTCACCTGGCCCTCCGGCCGTGGCACAGAAACCCACACAGCCCCAGCCTGGGCCCCCGGCGTTATCTCCCAAAGCtcaacccccccagcccagcgctCAGGCGCCATTGTCCCAGAGAGCCAtgtccccctcagcccccctcccccaggatgAGCCCCCCTGGCTGGCTCTGGCCAAGAAGAAAGCCAAAGCTTGGAGTGAGATGCCTCAGATCGTCCAATGA
- the zgc:66433 gene encoding CRACD-like protein isoform X3 produces MAAGPPDVMITQDPAEAPEECPGKKKSKFQTFKNFFVKKKRKEAPAPPGEAVLKSSQSSDNVNTPETASLTRSEKDQGSGSNINMGSKALSHDSVFVSDSPSLVEKEGLGASQDSIHGKVKSLQLQLKQAIRLGSPPSLMCMKRADDGGAVSEDDGLPCSPPEYSTLHTVLTGGSHRSSNLVQRNSSLSLEGTDSDDDQLSCDPGSRPISPLVVPPADFSQPASPMVCLDSTAARHRLAVRHHACTKRKPTTRVECRSERDSLQEERLSVSIPESVDEGEEEEEEEEEDMDSHQAKAPATDEEAEDEQTDSKQSQHASAEQPPPADTEDELGAGQEVSHGQDAPHSSSPSPQQDESDSEECLPAEPHPKTLSQPPSLPSSRASSLDCLASLETPAGDFLLEAGGAGGEQEEESSLLQEVLSSLRGPLSSSLGLETEGGVLVMQEDENEEQEEHEKVEEADEREVDDLSCVLDVLTTSSDPLAKPSDPLSPPSDSPLQEEATALRDGPRSPDESREDLETAESEDEEDVGDEEEEPVVDRFQPQEEKLDSAEETTENCTNDEKPTPFTKEWNEGESQEEGEKGEEVLDAEEEVQEGNEEEEEIEEEAVEGEEEKEEDACEERKEEEDSEPAEKTVVLDPEEEDTKEDEGVHCGTEGEQQPAEMTDLVIIKDKPESPTDQSEAPLTHQSSLDETTTAQTMMEAIVPGAPVVDQTVVNNSEVDQNVLDQSAIDQPVVDQTVVEPSCDPSSSEPEDQSDALPPSEEEEVILTPTQTSTGTKSTLFSFSSEQITGQPLQAPEDAGKVPGASEQGKGIRFTITPAWQRTLSGGTAPKDPKDNPPSPSASPSLSPSPSFSPSSAFSPSPVPGAPASSLTTPGLDEAVSAGKRDGPVRAEPTNLAKPEVNTSPVRTPTPVAAGEATAAGRPARDLPPQEEANPENPFGVRLRKTSTSALLRYASVSESDAPAPEVAPPARSAEQTKRPAPDPPAQPISSKPALPRKPELQGESGGKTRRMPEPIVSRVPSGGSESPSWIHMARQKQRVFKENSVEEAQERTAEKEVPEKEPIPVLCSPIKDHAKPGGSPIKVSYSLETSKPAVTDREGRRALTSPGPPAVAQKPTQPQPGPPALSPKAQPPQPSAQAPLSQRAMSPSAPLPQDEPPWLALAKKKAKAWSEMPQIVQ; encoded by the exons ATGGCCGCAGGACCACCAGATGTGATGATCACTCAGGACCCAGCAGAGGCCCCAGAAGAATGTCCAG GAAAGAAGAAGTCAAAGTTCCAGACTTTCAAGAATTTCTTtgtgaagaagaagaggaaggaggcccCGGCTCCACCAGGCGAAGCGGTGTTAAAGTCCAGCCAGTCCAGTGACAATGTCAACACACCTGAGACTGCCAGCCTCACACGCTCCGAGAAGGACCAGGGCTCAGG GTCAAATATTAACATGGGCAGCAAGGCCCTGTCACATGACAGTGTCTTTGTTTCTGATTCGCCATCATTGGTGGAAAAGGAGGGATTGGGCGCCTCACAGGACAGTATACATGGGAAAGTCAAATCTCTGCAG CTTCAGTTGAAGCAGGCCATTCGTCTgggctcccctccctctctgatgtGTATGAAGAGAGCAGATGATGGGGGGGCCGTGTCGGAGGACGATGGTCTCCCCTGCAGCCCCCCCGAATACTCCACCCTGCACACTGTCCTGACCGGAGGCTCACATAGG TCCTCCAACCTGGTGCAGAGAAACAGCTCCCTGAGCCTCGAGGGGACAGACAGCGATGACGACCAG ttgTCATGTGACCCAGGCTCGAGGCCCATCAGtcctctggtggtcccaccagcAGActtcagccagcctgccagtccCATGGTGTGCCTGGACAGCACGGCCGCCAGACACCGCCTCGCGGTCCGCCACCACGCCTGCACCAAGAGGAAACCCACCACC AGGGTTGAGTGCCGGTCAGAAAGAGACTCCCTCCAGGAGGAAAGACTGAGTGTTTCCATCCCAGAGTCTGTAGacgagggagaagaagaagaagaagaagaagaagaag acaTGGACAGTCACCAGGCCAAAGCCCCTGCCACGGATGAGGAGGCTGAAGATGAGCAGACGGATTCCAAACAATCCCAGCATGCTTCGGCAGAGCAGCCCCCGCCGGCTGATACCGAGGACGAGCTGGGGGCCGGACAGGAAGTTTCTCACGGCCAGGATGCCCcccattcctcctccccctccccacagcaGGATGAGTCCGACTCGGAGGAATGTCTCCCGGCGGAGCCCCATCCCAAGACCCtgtctcagcctccctccctgcccagctCCAGGGCCTCCTCCCTGGACTGCCTGGCCTCGCTGGAGACCCCTGCTGGAGACTTCCTGCTcgaggctggaggggctggtggggagcaggaggaggagagctcccTGCTCCAGGAGGTGCTGAGCTCCCTCAGggggcccctctcctcctccctggggcTGGAAACCGAGGGTGGGGTCTTGGTGATGCAGGAGGATGAgaatgaggagcaggaggagcatgaGAAAGTGGAGGAGGCGGACGAGAGGGAGGTGGATGATCTGTCCTGTGTCCTTGACGTCTTGACCACATCCTCTGACCCTCTAGCCaaaccatctgaccccctgtctccaccctcagACTCGCCCCTACAGGAAGAGGCCACTGCCCTCAGGGACGGACCTCGGTCTCCCGATGAGTCACGCGAGGACCTCGAAACAGCAGAgtcagaggatgaggaggatgtcggagatgaggaagaggagccgGTGGTGGATCGTTTCCAACCACAGGAAGAGAAGCTGGACAGTGCTGAAGAAACCACCGAGAACTGCACCAACGATGAAAAGCCCACACCCTTCACGAAGGAGTGGAACGAAGGAGAGAGtcaagaagagggggagaagggagaggaggtgctGGACGCAGAGGAAGAGGTGCAAGAAGgaaatgaggaagaggaggagattgaggaggaggcggtggaaggggaagaggagaaagaagaggatgcgtgtgaggagaggaaggaagaggaggattcaGAACCAGCAGAGAAGACGGTCGTTTTGGACCCCGAAGAAGAGGACACGAAAGAAGACGAAGGTGTACACTGTGGTACTGAAGGGGAGCAACAGCCAGCGGAGATGACTGACCTGGTTATCATCAAAGACAAACCAGAGAGCCCGACTGACCAGTCAGAAGCGCCACTCACACACCAGTCATCCCTTGACGAAACGACCACAGCCCAAACAATGATGGAAGCAATAGTTCCAGGAGCACCCGTTGTGGACCAAACCGTTGTGAACAATTCAGAGGTAGACCAGAATGTTTTGGACCAATCAGCCATAGACCAACCAGTCGTGGACCAGACAGTGGTGGAACCTAGCTGTGACCCGTCCTCTTCAGAGCCCGAAGACCAATCCGATGCCCTCCCACCaagcgaagaggaggaggttatTTTGACCCCTACCCAGACCAGTACCGGTACCAAATCTACTCTGTTTTCCTTCAGCTCTGAGCAGATAACCGGGCAGCCCTTGCAAGCCCCAGAGGATGCTGGGAAAGTACCTGGTGCTTCTGAGCAGGGTAAAGGGATCCGCTTCACCATCACCCCCGCCTGGCAGAGGACCCTCTCAGGAGGAACAGCCCCCAAAGACCCCAAAGACAATCCTCCCTCTCCGTCcgcctccccctcgctctctccctccccctcattctctccctcctccgccttctctccctcccctgtccctgGCGCCCCTGCCAGCTCCTTAACCACACCCGGGCTCGACGAAGCGGTGTCGGCAGGGAAGAGAGATGGTCCCGTCCGAGCTGAACCGACAAACCTGGCGAAACCTGAAGTAAATACTAGCCCTGTGAGAACCCCGACCCCCGTGGCGGCAGGAGAAGCAACAGCTGCAGGTCGACCGGCCAGAGACCTCCCGCCTCAGGAGGAAGCGAACCCAGAGAACCCTTTCGGCGTGCGCCTCAGGAAGACCTCCACCTCAGCTCTGCTCCGCTACGCCTCCGTGTCGGAGAGCGACGCCCCTGCGCCGGAGGTCGCACCCCCCGCTCGGTCTGCAGAACAAACAAAAAGACCTGCTCCCGATCCTCCGgcccagccaatcagcagcaAGCCTGCCTTACCCAGGAAGCCAGAGctgcagggagagagcggggggaaAACCAGGAGAATGCCGG AACCGATCGTGTCCAGAGTGCCTAGTGGAGGTTCCGAATCTCCCAGCTGGATCCACATGGCTAGACAGAAGCAGCGTGTCTTCAAGGAGAACTCTGTGGAGGAAGCCCAGGAGAGGACTGCAGAGAAG GAGGTGCCTGAGAAGGAGCCCATTCCTGTTCTGTGCAGTCCTATCAAAGACCATGCCAAGCCTGGAGGGTCTCCGATTAAAG TGAGCTACTCTCTGGAGACATCCAAGCCCGCTGTGACGgatagggaggggaggagagccctGACCTCACCTGGCCCTCCGGCCGTGGCACAGAAACCCACACAGCCCCAGCCTGGGCCCCCGGCGTTATCTCCCAAAGCtcaacccccccagcccagcgctCAGGCGCCATTGTCCCAGAGAGCCAtgtccccctcagcccccctcccccaggatgAGCCCCCCTGGCTGGCTCTGGCCAAGAAGAAAGCCAAAGCTTGGAGTGAGATGCCTCAGATCGTCCAATGA